From one Mesomycoplasma ovipneumoniae genomic stretch:
- a CDS encoding P110/LppT family adhesin N-terminal domain, whose translation MKKEIRNKVLIVLAGLSFIGITAGVGIGLQRSALSSSYLSQFDNDKSETKLNPPINDADLVAAISNFSLKPEWSKISASQAFKLHNDKLYAFKLSQAVDFSKVDNKFSNLFFDIQVTEETKVESNSIKNLTVFVFDKKTKKEVASRAFTANLSGFSAIAKEDFLENFIAESSKYNLDKSQLTKKFASDSIFPSAFALKFQDQLLTNLRKISPEIFDAVTTTPVAAGVATQFQDGGGGGTGSGGATGGTNGDTASNGAGAGTQGDSNQLGTDASSPETPKVETAPETPKTPEVPLVSKLKPTNPNLELALKQTLESFGGLELIAASGLQSLIPNEYTLLPVTSEKSLVKIDIDDAKGTAKIWLKLLDKSNKEKLIGLEITGLSSVDSIKDKIFAKINKNQNKYISLKPQVAEYFRKNPNQSIAKLISQYNTKSSAADSKVAKVFEEYQKDNDKIKKALMGDVSGTGETKPVEQMPAQPGTSGEETQTEFVKKLNELASKGEQSSKDAIKQYLKDEYNIDVKTDSTSSSQETGTAVQASVAALSSTGEAEQQQESQVQQPQQPTVETAEQIAKKDKDFYAPYFEIYNYQLPTTQSEGISALVTPDQLDFWFETKDNLKVDDYNFDFSLDQKQDESSTDKTLKLNVNFEADSNFKLEVRPENVPFLDVSKDIVKESEVQSTEVQSNESKPVDVAIQVTPKTPEKDHSSFRFAGWTFPITINTEGSKVQNELEKLVGNNHQGTLNNSLPYLLFQSDLDSIFKTAKLDSWFSLSDSDKNNAKAYLKSTLNPITDKMSLQKPKVEAAPAPEPANPPAAPDSGSTAAPAAPANPGMSTTPGAPADSGASASTSNSTSGDSSSSSSNSASSSSSSSSTTAAATSSSSVATTATPFQDPATPAPEKEQTFAFGDYLINYLDKFAGFKLESGQKLAISSQYDEKKRSYNFVFEVRDSDNDTIASSTFGLVGVNKNNTALKTSLAYGPDVFIDGSSGLDFHAHEGQSKSILTNISSTKTSFQYKVNNFTANPELDKLLKENGFYNQRAQDGKGITIKQPLVYEYDNQGSDYEFDGNTKKFIKTRGRQVEKSTLQEGVMYFVFKPEDTIAKTDKLVDQSYKLLSTAPEAQNGSFGASYLELFRTIDGNGNRISPTINLGWRIEKARSLAIDKNQIATTEHNYQTKSLVVLRDADPASTQDPSKLYDYKKQGDDIIDTFEITESKKLFGTGTVGSGTTQQPTVKVEDVNEIFKKFIPQSGTTADSSTDGQGQIYQDGIWFNHTRPSDNVSLESFLNKTWILEVRIDKSSVTFSLIAQRESNQEPYVWTSQLQSIYKDAKQNINPDTPIGVMFGRGIDYSQIGDRIISGLDSSGKDREGITFKALAVFKGEKMAKDDKARLEIRKAFIDQYFK comes from the coding sequence ATGAAAAAAGAAATTCGCAACAAAGTATTAATAGTTTTAGCGGGACTTAGTTTCATCGGAATTACAGCCGGAGTTGGTATTGGTCTGCAACGATCAGCTCTTAGCTCGTCTTACCTATCACAATTTGATAATGACAAGTCCGAAACGAAATTAAACCCGCCAATAAACGATGCTGATTTGGTTGCCGCCATCAGCAATTTTAGTCTAAAACCCGAATGAAGCAAAATTTCAGCTTCACAGGCATTTAAATTACACAACGATAAATTATATGCCTTTAAATTAAGTCAAGCAGTTGATTTTTCAAAAGTTGATAATAAATTTTCTAATTTATTTTTCGATATTCAAGTAACTGAAGAAACAAAGGTTGAGTCAAATTCAATTAAGAACTTAACCGTTTTTGTTTTTGATAAAAAAACAAAAAAAGAAGTAGCAAGTCGTGCTTTTACTGCAAATCTTTCTGGATTTAGTGCAATTGCCAAAGAAGATTTTCTTGAAAATTTCATTGCTGAGTCTTCAAAATATAATCTTGACAAGTCACAACTAACTAAAAAGTTTGCTTCAGATTCAATTTTTCCTTCAGCTTTTGCCCTTAAATTTCAAGATCAATTACTAACAAATCTTCGTAAGATTTCTCCTGAAATTTTTGATGCTGTAACTACAACTCCAGTTGCTGCTGGAGTAGCAACTCAGTTTCAAGATGGCGGAGGCGGAGGAACAGGATCAGGTGGAGCAACTGGAGGAACAAATGGTGACACTGCTTCAAATGGAGCAGGTGCTGGAACCCAAGGTGATTCAAATCAACTAGGCACAGACGCTTCTTCTCCTGAAACCCCTAAAGTTGAAACAGCCCCTGAGACCCCAAAAACCCCTGAAGTTCCTTTAGTTTCTAAATTAAAACCAACAAATCCTAATCTTGAACTTGCACTTAAACAAACTTTAGAATCATTTGGTGGACTTGAATTAATTGCCGCTTCTGGATTACAGAGTTTAATTCCAAATGAGTATACTTTATTACCAGTTACTTCTGAAAAATCACTAGTTAAAATTGATATTGACGATGCAAAAGGTACTGCAAAAATTTGACTAAAATTATTGGATAAATCTAACAAAGAAAAATTAATTGGACTAGAAATTACCGGTCTTAGTTCAGTTGACTCAATTAAAGATAAAATATTTGCAAAAATAAATAAAAATCAAAATAAATATATTAGTCTAAAACCACAAGTTGCGGAATATTTTAGAAAAAATCCTAATCAAAGTATTGCTAAATTAATTTCTCAATATAACACAAAAAGTTCAGCCGCAGATTCAAAAGTGGCTAAAGTTTTTGAAGAGTATCAAAAAGACAATGATAAAATCAAGAAAGCACTTATGGGTGATGTGTCAGGTACAGGAGAAACTAAGCCTGTTGAACAAATGCCAGCACAACCTGGGACTTCTGGAGAAGAAACTCAAACCGAATTTGTAAAAAAATTAAATGAACTTGCTTCAAAAGGAGAACAGAGTTCAAAAGATGCAATTAAACAATATTTAAAAGATGAATATAATATTGATGTCAAAACAGATTCAACTTCTTCATCTCAAGAAACTGGCACCGCTGTTCAGGCAAGTGTTGCTGCGCTTTCATCTACCGGTGAAGCTGAACAACAACAAGAATCTCAAGTTCAACAGCCACAACAACCTACTGTAGAAACTGCTGAACAAATAGCTAAAAAAGATAAAGACTTTTACGCTCCTTATTTTGAAATTTATAATTATCAATTGCCAACTACTCAGTCTGAAGGTATATCTGCTTTAGTTACCCCAGATCAATTAGATTTTTGATTTGAAACTAAAGATAACCTTAAAGTTGATGATTATAATTTTGATTTTTCTTTAGATCAAAAACAAGATGAATCAAGCACAGATAAAACTTTAAAACTTAATGTTAATTTTGAAGCTGATTCTAATTTCAAATTAGAAGTTAGACCTGAAAATGTTCCATTTTTAGATGTTTCAAAAGATATTGTTAAAGAATCTGAAGTTCAAAGTACTGAAGTTCAAAGTAATGAGTCTAAACCGGTAGATGTTGCTATTCAAGTAACTCCTAAGACTCCAGAAAAAGATCATTCTTCATTTAGATTTGCTGGTTGAACATTTCCAATTACAATTAACACAGAAGGTTCAAAAGTTCAAAATGAACTTGAAAAATTAGTTGGTAATAATCACCAAGGAACACTAAATAATTCACTTCCTTATCTATTGTTCCAAAGTGATCTTGATTCAATTTTCAAAACTGCAAAGCTTGACTCATGATTTAGTCTTTCAGACAGTGATAAAAATAATGCCAAAGCTTATTTAAAATCAACACTAAATCCAATTACTGACAAAATGAGTTTGCAAAAACCTAAAGTTGAAGCTGCCCCAGCTCCGGAACCAGCTAACCCACCAGCAGCTCCTGATTCAGGCTCAACTGCAGCTCCAGCAGCTCCTGCTAATCCAGGTATGTCTACAACTCCAGGTGCTCCAGCAGATTCAGGTGCATCAGCTTCAACTTCTAACTCAACTTCAGGTGATTCTTCTAGCTCAAGCTCAAACTCAGCTTCATCTTCAAGCTCAAGTTCAAGCACAACCGCCGCAGCAACTTCTTCATCTTCAGTAGCAACTACAGCAACACCTTTCCAAGATCCAGCAACCCCTGCTCCAGAAAAAGAACAAACTTTTGCTTTTGGTGATTATTTAATTAATTATCTTGATAAGTTTGCAGGATTTAAATTAGAATCAGGGCAAAAATTAGCAATATCAAGTCAATATGATGAGAAAAAACGTTCATATAATTTTGTTTTTGAAGTTCGTGACAGCGATAATGACACGATAGCTTCATCAACATTCGGACTTGTTGGTGTTAATAAAAATAATACTGCTCTTAAAACATCACTTGCTTATGGCCCAGATGTCTTTATTGACGGAAGTTCTGGTCTTGATTTTCATGCCCATGAAGGTCAGTCAAAATCAATTTTAACTAATATTAGTTCAACAAAAACATCCTTCCAATATAAAGTAAATAATTTTACTGCCAATCCTGAACTTGATAAGTTGCTTAAAGAAAATGGATTTTACAACCAAAGAGCCCAAGATGGCAAAGGTATAACAATTAAGCAACCGCTTGTTTATGAGTATGATAACCAAGGTTCCGATTATGAATTTGACGGTAACACCAAAAAATTCATTAAAACACGTGGTCGCCAGGTTGAAAAATCAACTCTGCAAGAAGGTGTAATGTATTTTGTTTTCAAACCTGAAGATACTATTGCAAAAACAGATAAACTAGTAGATCAGTCATATAAATTATTATCAACTGCCCCAGAAGCACAAAATGGTTCTTTTGGAGCAAGTTATCTTGAACTATTTAGAACTATCGATGGAAATGGCAACAGAATTTCACCAACCATAAATCTTGGTTGAAGAATTGAAAAAGCTCGTTCATTAGCAATTGATAAAAATCAAATAGCAACAACAGAACATAATTACCAAACAAAATCATTAGTTGTTTTACGTGATGCTGATCCAGCAAGTACACAAGATCCATCTAAACTTTATGATTATAAAAAACAAGGTGATGATATTATTGATACTTTTGAAATCACCGAGTCTAAGAAATTGTTTGGAACTGGTACAGTTGGTTCAGGAACTACCCAACAACCAACCGTTAAAGTTGAAGATGTAAATGAAATCTTTAAAAAATTCATACCTCAGAGTGGTACTACCGCTGATTCTTCTACCGACGGTCAAGGTCAAATTTATCAAGATGGTATTTGATTTAATCACACAAGACCAAGCGATAATGTTTCACTTGAGTCATTCCTAAATAAAACTTGAATTTTAGAAGTTCGTATTGATAAATCATCCGTTACATTTAGTCTAATTGCCCAAAGAGAATCAAATCAAGAGCCATATGTTTGAACAAGTCAACTACAGTCAATTTATAAAGATGCTAAACAGAATATTAATCCTGATACCCCAATTGGTGTAATGTTTGGTCGTGGAATTGATTATTCCCAAATTGGTGATCGAATAATTAGTGGGCTTGATTCTTCAG